TATTATTCAGCGTGCTGTGCGAAACACGCATTATCAAGCACAAGTCAAATCATTCTATTACGGCAATCAATACGTTTTGATGGTTTACGAAGTGTTTCGAGATGTCAGATTGGTTGGGGCACCACCCACTTTCATAGGATCTTTTGGTGGCGACGAGGACAACTGGGTTTGGCCAAGACACAGTGGTGATTTTGCTATATTTCGGGTCTATGCAGACAACAATAATAAGCCAGCATCTTTCCATAAAAATAACAAGCCATATCAACCTCTTTATGTACCTCCTATTTCTCTGAAAGGTGTTCGAGAAAACGATTTTGTTTTTGTTTATGGTTTTCCCGGAAAAACTCAGCATTTTCTCACCGATGACGGAATAAGTCTTGTTGTTAAAGGAAAGAACCCTGTAGCCGTGAGGATAAGACGTAAAAAAATGGATGTTTTGCGTGAATTTATGGAAAAAAACGATACATTAAGAATTTTGTATACTAACATTTATGCAGGTATCGCCAATTACTGGAAAAAAATGGATGGAGAATCTTGGGGCGTCAAAAAATCAAATGCCATCGAACTTAGAAAACAAGAAATAAATCAGATGATTCAAAATATACAAGATCCCGCTTTAAAAACATACTACCTTAAACTCAGGGATACCATACAAAACTATTATAAGAGATATTATAATTATGCTGTTGCAGAGACCTATCTGCTTGAAGGTTGGTTTAGCCTTGGTGTGATACAATATGCTATGAAATGGCTCGAAATCTATGACTCGCTTCAGCGTGATATTTCTCCGTCCTCATTGCAAAACAAAATTTTGTCTTCATTAGATGAGTTTACTAAGAATTATCATTTAGATGTAGAGAAAAGACAATTGATGGCTTTGTTGGATGAGATCAAAAGCTTTTTTAATTTTAGCCATGAGATTCCCGACGGATGGAGAAAACTGATCTTAAGTAATAATAATGAATTTGAGAAAATTTTCGATCATTCTGTATTGTTTTCTAGTAAAAAGATCGTGAAACTTTTCAAAAATTCTCCCACTAAAATTAAGAAAAAACTCAAAGCAGATGAATTCTTCACTCTTGTTCATGAAATGTATCAATTATTTTTTACTATGAATGATTCGATTGATTTTTACGAAAACAAATTATATGATGCTTATTCCCGTTGGGTTCGCTTGTACTTTTTAGCTGGCGACAAGAACAAGTTATACCCTGATGCGAACAGTACTATGCGGGTAGCGTGGGGACGGGTCCAAGGGTACGAACCGCGAGATGCTGTTACTTATCTTTATTATACTACACCTGATGGGATTTTCCAAAAAACACTAAGCGGAATCAAAGAATATGAGGTCGACACAACATTTTATCGATTATTGAAATCGCGCGATTATGGGGAATATGCTGACCAAAGCGGTGAGCTTCGTTTATGCTTTCGCTCCAACACACACACTACTGGTGGTAACAGCGGAAGCCCTGTCTTTAATGCTTATGGTGAGCTCGTTGGCTTAAACTTCGATCGTGCATGGGAAGGAACCATGAGCGATCTTTATTACGACTCCTCGATCTGTGGTAATGTAGTGGTTGATATTCGTTATTGCTTGTGGGTCATCGACAAATATGCCAACGCTGACTATATACTTAAAGAAATGCAGCTTATTCGATAAAAGTTATTCCCAATAAAGTAAAATTTTTTGACAATAAAAATCTTTTTTAGCTGGGCAGTAAAAGACTACTTTAAAATCAGGTGTAATATATATAAAATCATCCTCTTCTTCTTCGTCAGGCCTACCGAAAATGTCTATAATTTCATCGATATGCTTATCAAGCAAATTTGTTTTTGGATCATCTATACGGTATGCATCTAACCATTCGAATGTGTAGCGGACTCTTTTATCGTTTCCTAAAAAAATAGTTTCCACCTTTTCGGTTTCACGATCGAAGCTTATGGAGAGAATATCAATGTTATAATACTGATAATAATAAACAAAAAAATGATTTTCAGGGTTATCATACACAGAATCTGGAAAACCAATGTATTTTTCTACTTCTGTTACTCGGTCACCTTGCACCAAACCTAAAAACCTATCAAAATCTCTTAATCTCATGGTGCAAATTTATTTAAATTTTCGAGAATAAAAATTATTTATAACGATCTTTTGTAGTGAGAAAAAAAATCTTCATGTGTGCCCATTTCTGTTTTAGAAAGACACGCCAGAATAAATATACCAGGATGGTTGGCCGAGTTGTTTTTGAGTTGTAATGGCATAGTCAATCGAAAGAATAAGTTTTTTGTTCAACACGAAGTATATTCCTGTTCCAAAACCAAACGCTATTTTGCCATCAGGTTTATCGTTGATTAAAT
The Bacteroidales bacterium genome window above contains:
- a CDS encoding S46 family peptidase; its protein translation is MGKKILFFLWISVCDFFFIYADEGMWLPLYLSSLGDSTLQTYGFRISAEEIYSVNKGSLKDAVVMFGRGCTGVFVSQEGLLMTNHHCAQGTIQRLSTVENDYLKYGYWAKNRDEELPCNGLTITRLVRMEDVTAEIFHQLPSNLTEEEKSQYLETKIKSIIQRAVRNTHYQAQVKSFYYGNQYVLMVYEVFRDVRLVGAPPTFIGSFGGDEDNWVWPRHSGDFAIFRVYADNNNKPASFHKNNKPYQPLYVPPISLKGVRENDFVFVYGFPGKTQHFLTDDGISLVVKGKNPVAVRIRRKKMDVLREFMEKNDTLRILYTNIYAGIANYWKKMDGESWGVKKSNAIELRKQEINQMIQNIQDPALKTYYLKLRDTIQNYYKRYYNYAVAETYLLEGWFSLGVIQYAMKWLEIYDSLQRDISPSSLQNKILSSLDEFTKNYHLDVEKRQLMALLDEIKSFFNFSHEIPDGWRKLILSNNNEFEKIFDHSVLFSSKKIVKLFKNSPTKIKKKLKADEFFTLVHEMYQLFFTMNDSIDFYENKLYDAYSRWVRLYFLAGDKNKLYPDANSTMRVAWGRVQGYEPRDAVTYLYYTTPDGIFQKTLSGIKEYEVDTTFYRLLKSRDYGEYADQSGELRLCFRSNTHTTGGNSGSPVFNAYGELVGLNFDRAWEGTMSDLYYDSSICGNVVVDIRYCLWVIDKYANADYILKEMQLIR